The window CGGACTGGCCCGGGGTCTCCCCGAACTGGACCGACGACATCGACCAGGACCAGGCCCGGGAGCTGTGGGACTGGCTGACGAAGTGGTGCCACAACATCCTGTGGCCCATCTACGCCCAGGACGTGTGGAAGCCCTGCTGGTACCGCCACACCCGCGTGCGCATCGTCCTGACCGCGCTGCGCGGGGCGCACGAGTGGTCGTACGAGACCACGAAGGTGCCGCCGACCCGGGCCCTGGAGTGGGAGTTCCGTTTCTGGCCGCAGGTCGAGACCCTCCTCAAGGAGGAGTTGAAGGACTGCGGCCTTCCCCGGGACGACCTCAAGAAGCCGAAGCACCCGGTGCCGGTGCCGGTCCAGCCCACGCCGGACAACCCGCACCCGGCGCCGCCGGCGTTCACCATCGAGGACTTCACGGACCCGGGCTTCTTCGAGTACGTGGAGCGCAACATCGCCAAGCGCCGGGAGCCGGACAAGGAAGCCGACTGAGCAAGGCGGCACCAACGCGGAGGGGGAGTCACCCAAATTTGGGTGACTCCCCCTCCGCGTTGCCCCGGGTCTCGACCGCTACCGGCCCTTGAGGACCTCGTCGACCGCGTACGCGAGGGACAGGGCGGCGGTGCTGATCTCCTTCAACGTCTCGGTCGGCGCGTCCTGCAGCGCCCCCGACTCGACCCCGGCCAGCATCCCCTGCAGCAGGTCACGCGTCTGGACGGCCCGGTGCGGGGGTGTGTCGTCCACGATCTCGGCGTCGACCACCGACTCGTCGCCGTCGGCGGCCGTCGTCTCGCCGGCCGGGGCTCCGTTCGTCGAGTCACCCAAATTTGGGTGACCTCCGGCCTCGGGCTCCGGCTGCTCCTGGGCGGCGACCTCGGCATCGGCCGGGGCCATCTCGACCACAACCGGGGCGGCTTCCTTCTTCCTGGACCGCCCCGCCTTCGGCTGCGGCTTCGCCTCGATCGCCAGCTGGAAGGTGTTCGAGGTCGTCAGCGCCGGGACTTCAGCGCCCCGCGCCAGCTCGACCAGGCCGTCGACCACGGTGGCCGTGACCCGGTGGCGACGCTCGGCGGCCCACCCTCGCAGCGCGACGTAGGCGCGGGCGGTCACGTCCTGGCCGTGCTGCTCGACCATCGGCAGCAGCTGCTGCACGTGGGAGTCGGGGATCGCGCGGGGCCGGTCCTGCTGCTCGGTGATGGCCTTGAGCAGGGGCCACTGCTGAATGCGCCGGTTGACCTCCGACTCCGACTCCCCGAAGCGGTCCTGGCAGTAGTCCGCCCACGTCCGCCCGCCCTGCCGGTGCAGGTTCCGGGCACGGATGGCGTGCGCGGCCTTCCACTTCATCCACTCGGCCCGGTTGCCGTGGGCGAACGCGGCTTCGCAGTGCTCCAGGTTCTCGACCTCCTGGGGCGTCAGCTCGCCCTCGGCCTCGACCTCGATGGGCTCGGGGATCAGGTCCGGGGTGAAGGGCTGGGGGCGGTACGGCTCCGGCGGCGGCGAGGTGTCGACCTCTCCGGCCGGCGAGGGGATGGCCACTGCGGCGGCGTCTGCAGCCGCGGGCTCGTCGGTGGTCTCGGGCTCTGCCTCGGCGGCCTCGCGCTCCGCCCGCTCCCGTTCCTCCCGCTCCTCTTCCTCCATGAGCTTCTTGTAGTTGGCGCTCACGGCAGCAGCCCCTTCTCCTTCATCTCGACGACCAGGTCACCGAAGTGCGAGTCCTTCGCCCCGGTGATCGGGAAGTTCATGCTGTGCGCGTACTGGCCCACGTTCGGGATGACGGTGTCGAAGACGTTCCACTTCGCGCGCTCCATGCGCTCGGCGTAGTACTTCGTCATGCCCTTGTCGCGCGGGCTGTTGGGGGAACACCGGTTGAGCAGCACCCACGTGGTCGGCGGTTTGCCGTCCGGACGGAAGACTGAGCTGCGCTTCACGATGTCGCCGAACGGGGTGTCTGCCACCGGCTTCTCGACGCGCAGCCAGTCCGCGCGGGTCGGCGACATGTGCAGGATCACCAGGTCGGCGACCTTGAACAGGCTGTCGGTGACTGCCGGGTGGTTCTCGCTGTGGCCGCAGTCCGCGAGGCTGATCTTCCCCTCGGGAAGCTCGACCTCCTCGTGGAAGCGGGAGCTGGCGTTGAGGTGGACCGGGAAGGTGAACTTCCCCGCCAGTGACCAGGCCCGGAACTGCTGGCTGTGGTCGGCGTCGAACCCCTCGACGTCGTAGCCGTGCTCCTGGAGGGCGTGCCCGAACCAGGCGGTGTCCGTCGTCTTCCCCATGGTTCTGGGACTCGCATTCACGATGAGCATGTCGGGAGCCTATGGGCAGCGCTGAGATCAACACATCACGGACGCCCGCTTCCGCCCCTGTACCGCCCGCTTGATACGCGAAAGCCCGCCCCGGGAGGGGGCGGGCTCGTCCGTGTGTGCGGTCCGGTCAGGTCTCCCACAGTGCCCAGGGCTGGTCCTGGGTGGCGCCGCGCAGCCACATCGCCGCGTGCTGCGCGCCGTTGGCGTACCGGCGGCGGGGGCCTCGCATCGCACCCTCGGCGGCGTCGTCCTCGGCCCGCAGCTGCTGGGCGTCGGGGATGCCGGCGGCGCGGTCCGTGATGGGGCTCGGGCCCTGGCCGACGGCCCACCGGTAGGTCGCCCGTACGCCTTCGTGGAACTCCTCCAGCTGGTAGCCGGTCCGCACGGCGTGCTCGATGTTGTCGAGCAGCGCGGTGACCTCGGCCAGGGTGCGGCGGCCGACCACCGGCTCGGCGGGCGGCTCGGTCGGTGGCGGCGGGGCGGTCTGCTGCGCCGCGGTTCCTCCGGCCGGCGGCATGGCGCCCGGCCCGTTCCACATCGTCGGGTAGTCAGCCATAAGGGCACGGTAGCGGGCGGCACGGACAGAGGGCAGGCAGTAGGAAGGGCCAGCGGCTGCTCCGCTGGCCCTTCGGCTACATGTCGACGTCGAGGTCGATCTCCGGCGCGGGCGGCGCCGGGGGCTCCGGTGCCGGGACTGCGACGGGCTCCGGCTCGGGGGCCGCGGGCTCCGGGGTGGCGTCGCGCTCGGCCCGTGCCAGCTCCTGGCCCAGCCGTTCGTAGTCCGTCCCGTACCCGCCGAGACCGGTGTCGCGGCGCTCGCGCTCCAGCTCCTCGGCCTGCGGCTGCTGCCGCTCCGCCTCCTTCTGCCGCTCAGCTTCCTGCTCCCGCTCCTGGGCGCGCTGCTGCAGGATCTCCTGCGCGAGGCGGGCCTGCTCCATCGCCTCCATCAGCTGCTCCTCGACGGACTGCGTCGGCGCGGCCGGGGCGGCGGGAGCGGCCGGGGCCTCGGGCTCCTCGATCTCGGGCTCCGGGGCGCGGCGCTCCAGCTCGGTCCGGGCGAGGTCGGCTTCGTCCCGCACGGTCTGGGTCTCCTCGACCCACGCCTCGCGGGCCTGCTGGACCTCCTGGTACCGGCTCGCGCGGTCGCCCATCGTCTCGGCGATGTCGCGGCTGGTCTGGGCGCGGTCGAGGGTCTCCTTCACCAGGTCGCTGGGGTCGATCTCGGCCTGCAGCGTGGGCACCTGCTGCAGCGCCATCGACTGGGCGAGGGCCTCCTGGTGCTCGTTGTAGCCGGTCGCGGTCTGCGCCTCGTACATGGCCTGGGTGACGCGCTCCTCGTGCTCGGCGGCCTCCTTCTCCGCCTGCTCCTGGGCGCGCAGCTCCATCTGCACGGCCTGGTCCTTGAAGTCGCGCTCGGCGGTGAACGCCTTCTGCATGTCGTCGGCGACGTACGGCGGCGCCCACTCTTCCTCGCGCTCGGCACGCTCGATCATCTGCCGCAGCGTCTCGTCGGACGCGCGGGCGATGTCGGCTTCCTTCTCGTCGATGCCCAGGGCACGGCGCGCGCGCTCCCAGTCTGCGCGGGCCTCGACCGCACCCTGCGGCGGGGCCTGGCCGATGGCGTTGGTGTCGTGGTCGTAGCCGTGGGCCTCGCGGTAGCGCTCGACCCGGCCGGCGCGGCGCTCCCAGTCGGCCCGCTCGGTCGGGTCCTCGGGCACCGGGCCCAGCCGGTCAACGGCCCACGCGGGCTGCTCCTCGGCGACGCGCTGGCCCAGCCGCTCGGTGCGCTCGTCCATCTCGACGGCCCACTCCTGCAGGAAGCGGCCCAGGTCGCCGTCCAGGTCCGGGGTGCGGGCCGTGTAGGAGTCCATCGCCTCCCAGCGGGCCTCGCGCTCCTCGGCCTGGCGCCGGGCGACCTCCTGGTCCTGACCGGCGTGCAGCACCTCGACGTTCTGTGCGAACGCCTCGTTCTGCCGCATCAGGTCCTCGAAGTGCGGGTGCGCCTCGGCCTCGACCGGCTCGGGGATGTCGACCAGCTGCTCGACGTCGGCGTCCGTCATCTCCTCGGCGGCCCGCAGCGCGGCGGCCAGCTCCGCCTCCTGGCGCTCGATCGTCTCCGGGTCGGTGCCGGCGTGCAGCGTCTCGACCCCGGCCTGGGTGGCGAGGGTCTGCTTCATCAGCTCGGCGTGCGGGTCGCTCTGCTGCGCGGCCTCGGCCGCGCGCTGCAGCTCCTCCGGGTCGACCGGCGCCTGCCCGGCCTCGACCGCGTCCTCGACCTTGCGCTCCTGCTCGGCGAGGGCGGCACGCTGCTCGGCCTCCTCGGCGCGGATCTGGTCGCGCTCGACCAGGTTGTACGCCTTGTTCAGCCGGTCGTGCAGCACCTTGGCGACGTCGTCGGCGGTCTCCAGCTCGCGGGAGCGGGCGGTGCGCACCAGCAGGTCCTCGGCGTCGAATCCCTGCTCCTCGACGTGCCGGGCCAACCGCAGCAGGGAGCCGAACGCCTCGCTGCTCGCGCACCGCTCGTAGTCCTCGGTGCCGATGGCCTGCAGCAGGGCGTTGCCGAAGCGCTTCTCGGCGTCCTGCTCCTTCACGCCCGACCACACCGGCTCCAGCACGGCGAGGTGCTCGCGGCGCTCCAGCTCGGCCTCGATCGTCTTCGTCGCGGTCAGCTCCAGCCCGCTGCGCTGCAGCGTGGAGTCCAGCACGGCGAGGTGGTGGGGGATCTCCTCCTGCTTGAGCCCGTCGCCGTCCCGGTGGGTGATGACGTACCCGAAGTTCTCCATCTCGCCGCGGGTGAGCATGACGTACAGCGCCTCGCGGTTGGTCGAGTTGGGATCGACCAGGGAGTGGCAGACCCCGACCGTGCGGCCCTGCGCACCGTGGACGGTCGCGGCGTAGGCCAGCTCGACGTGCTCCTTCACGTATCCGGCCGGGAGGTGCATCTGGGAGCCGTCCTCCAGCTTCACCATCAGCGCCCCGTTGTCGCTGATCCCGGTGACCTCGGCCACCGTGCGGTTGACCGCG of the Streptomyces sp. NBC_00239 genome contains:
- a CDS encoding plasmid partition protein, which codes for MLIVNASPRTMGKTTDTAWFGHALQEHGYDVEGFDADHSQQFRAWSLAGKFTFPVHLNASSRFHEEVELPEGKISLADCGHSENHPAVTDSLFKVADLVILHMSPTRADWLRVEKPVADTPFGDIVKRSSVFRPDGKPPTTWVLLNRCSPNSPRDKGMTKYYAERMERAKWNVFDTVIPNVGQYAHSMNFPITGAKDSHFGDLVVEMKEKGLLP